In Pseudemcibacter aquimaris, the sequence CATGATCTTGAAAAAGCACGATCATTGATGTCTGAGGCAGGGTTTGCAGATGGGTTTGAAGCAAGCCTTAAATTACCGCCGCCAATATACGCAAGGCGAACGGGTGAATTAATCGCACACCAATTATCAAAAATCGGTATACGGTTACAAATTGAAAATATGGAATGGGCGCAATGGATTGATCAGGTTCTGCGTCATAAAAATTATGACCTGACCATCGTGTCGCACGTCGAACCAATGGATATCAACATTTACGCCAATCCAAATTATTATTTTGGTTATGACGACGAAGATTTCCAATTTTTAATGGGATTAATTGATCGCAGCGAAGACCCCACAGAAATCAGCAATTTTTATAAAATCGCACAACATAAAATCGCCGAAGATGCGGTAAATGGCTATCTTTATCAAATGGGGAAATATGGCGTTTGGAAAAAGGGATTAAAAGGAATGTGGCGGGATTATCCAATCCGTTCCAATGATTTCCGTGATGTTTACTTCGAAGGGGATACCGAATGACACAGTATTTCCTGAAACGATTTTTATCCCTTTCTATCACGTTATTTGTGGCAACCATTATCATTTTCCTTATGATCGAAGTGGTGCCGGGTGATCCGGCCGCCTTTATGATGGGGCTTTCCACCAATACGGATGCGGCCGATGCGTTGCGCGCGGAACTTGGTCTTAATATGGGGGCGTGGGATCGTTATTGGGGATGGCTTGGTGGCATGATGTCCGGTGATTTCGGTACCAGTTACACATACCGGGTACCTGTATCAGAATTAATCACGGAACGATTGATGGTTTCATTACCATTGACGCTTTATGCGTTAACATTATCAACCATTATCGCCATTCCAATTGGTGTGATTAGCGCGTCAAATCACGGTAAACCGCTTGATACCGCGTTAATGGGAACAGCGCAATTTGGTGTTGCTGTACCGAACTTTTGGTTTGCAATTCTATTGGTTCTTTTATTTTCAACCGTGCTTAACTGGTTTTCCGCAGGTGGTTTTCCAGGATGGGATGCTGGTTTTTTAACGGCAATGGGGGCGTTAACATTACCCGCCATTTCGCTTGCGTTACCGCAGGCGGCAA encodes:
- a CDS encoding ABC transporter permease; protein product: MTQYFLKRFLSLSITLFVATIIIFLMIEVVPGDPAAFMMGLSTNTDAADALRAELGLNMGAWDRYWGWLGGMMSGDFGTSYTYRVPVSELITERLMVSLPLTLYALTLSTIIAIPIGVISASNHGKPLDTALMGTAQFGVAVPNFWFAILLVLLFSTVLNWFSAGGFPGWDAGFLTAMGALTLPAISLALPQAAILSRVMRSSVLEVMNEDYIRTARAKGLSKKQALMRHGLRNAMIPVLTILGLQFSFLLAGGIIIESIFSLPGLGRLVFQAISQRDLIVVKSIVTLLVFAVVMITFLVDVAYAWVDPRLRDGGRR